ACTTTGATCCCCGGATACGCCATGACCCAATACCAATCATCAAAACAAGGCACTTTTTGGCTGATAATACCCAACTCTTCAACCATAAATTGCAGCCCACCAAGAAAACATGGTGCAACATTATCGTAGTGAAGACTGCCAGAGATCTCGCCTTCCATCTCCCCCATTAGGGCTAATAATTCGGTTTCATTCAGCGGTTGATCGTGGAATCGGTTAAGCGCATCAAGAGCAGCGACAATCGAACATGCACTCGAACCTAAGCCCGAGCCAATAGGCATGTTTTTCTCTAGCGTCATAGATACAGGTAATAGCTTGATTGCTTTTTTATCTAGCTCACGGGCAAATACCTGCCAGCAGCGATAAACAATATTTTCTTCAGCTTGTTGCGGCAATTTATCAACAAATGCACCAACACACTGCAAGCTAAATGGCGTATCACCATCAGCGACTTTCACCCGATCACCTAGCAAGGTGCCATCAATTGGCGATACCGCAGCGCCGAGTACATCAAAACCAACACTGACGTTACCAATTGATGCCGGAGCATAAACAACAACACTCATCCTTATACTCCTCGTTTCCAGCCTAATGTACGCATCAGATCAGCAAACACACCTGCTGCTGTCACTTCAGTACCGAGCACCGTAACCACGAAGTACTAATGGAATTGGCTGGTAGTAACGGCTATAGAAAGCAAGGGCGTTTTCACCATCTTTGATCTTAAACATTGGATCATCAGGGTTAACCGCGACAATTTTCACCGAGCACTTACCGTTATCGATTTCACCAACATAACGCAGTACTTTGTCTTCTTTTGCTGCATCTTGGGCAAGCTTAGTAAAGTATTCATCCGCTTGTGGTAGACGTGCCATAAACTCATCAACAGAGCCTGAAGCATCAAAACCCGGTGGTAGTGCTTGCTCTACATCAACGTCTGAAAGCTCTAGCTCCAAGCCAGACTCACGAGCAAGGATCAACAGCTTACGCGCCACATCCATACCCGATAAATCATCACGAGGATCTGGCTCTGTAAAACCGTTATTACGTGCAACCGTTGTCGCTTCGCTAAAACTCATGCCTTCATCTAACTTACCGAAAATGTAAGACATAGAGCCGGATAGAATGCCTGAGAAACGCTGTAGCTCATCACCAGCAGCCATCAAATTTTGAAGGTTTTCGATAACAGGTAGACCTGCGCCAACTGTGGTGTCGTACATAAACTTGCGGCGACTTACACGCGCAGCTTGGCGTAATTGTTGGTAATACGCCATGCTCGCCGTGTTTGCCTTTTTATTCGGTGTAATAACGTGGAAACCTGCAGATAAGAAATCAGCATATTGCTCAGCGATGGTTTGGTCTGACGTACAGTCGATGATCACAGGGTTAATAATGTGATTACGCTGAACAAGCTGGATCATACGAGCAAGGCTTAATGGCTCGCTCACTGCACCCATTTGATCGCGCCAGTTATCTAAATTGAAACCGTCACTATTGAGTAGTAAGCCTTTGCTATTAGCCA
The sequence above is a segment of the Photobacterium leiognathi genome. Coding sequences within it:
- the thrB gene encoding homoserine kinase, whose translation is MSVVVYAPASIGNVSVGFDVLGAAVSPIDGTLLGDRVKVADGDTPFSLQCVGAFVDKLPQQAEENIVYRCWQVFARELDKKAIKLLPVSMTLEKNMPIGSGLGSSACSIVAALDALNRFHDQPLNETELLALMGEMEGEISGSLHYDNVAPCFLGGLQFMVEELGIISQKVPCFDDWYWVMAYPGIKVPTAEARAILPAQYRRQDVIAHGRHLGGFIHACHSNQPLLAAKMIKDVVAEPYREKLLPGFAKARQHALDAGAIASGISGSGPTMFSICTDLEVAKRLARWLEEHYVQNDEGFVHVCRLDSLGAKVTGSEL